One window of Prionailurus bengalensis isolate Pbe53 chromosome B1, Fcat_Pben_1.1_paternal_pri, whole genome shotgun sequence genomic DNA carries:
- the PPAT gene encoding amidophosphoribosyltransferase, whose product MELEELGIREECGVFGCIASGEWPTQLDVPHVITLGLVGLQHRGQESAGIVTSDGNSVPTFKTHKGMGLVNHVFTQDNLKKLYISNLGIGHTRYATTGNCELENCQPFVVETLHGKIAVAHNGELVNATQLRKKLLRHGIGLSTSSDSEMITQLLAYTPPQEQDGTPDWVARIKNLMKEAPTAYSLLIMHRDVIYAVRDPYGNRPLCIGRLIPVSDINDKEKKASETEGWVVSSESCSFLSIGARYYREVLPGEIVEITKRSVQTLDIIPRSEGNPMAFCIFEYVYFARPDSIFEDQMVYTVRYRCGQQLAIEAPVDADLVSTVPESATPAALGYAGKCGLPYVEVLCKNRYVGRTFIQPNMRLRQLGVAKKFGVLSDNFKGKRIVLVDDSIVRGNTISPIIKLLKESGAKEVHIRVASPPIRYPCFMGINIPTKEELIANKPEFEHLAKYLGANSVVYLSVGGLVSSVQEGIKFKKQKVEKQDIMIQENGNGLECFEKNGHCTACLTGKYPVELEW is encoded by the exons GGGTCAGGAGAGTGCTGGTATTGTGACCAGTGATGGGAATTCAGTACCAACATTCAAAACACACAAG GGAATGGGTCTTGTAAATCATGTCTTTACTCAAGacaatttgaagaaattatatatttcaaaCCTTGGAATTGGACACACGAGATACGCCACTACAGGAAACTGTGAATTAGAAAACTGTCAGCCCTTTGTTGTTGAAACACTTCATGGGAAAATAGCTGTGGCACATAACGGCGAATTGGTAAATGCTACTCAATTAAGGAAAAAG CTTCTGCGGCATGGTATTGGTTTGTCAACAAGTTCTGATAGTGAAATGATTACCCAGTTACTGGCATATACACCTCCTCAGGAACAAGATGGCACCCCAGACTGGGTAGCAAG GATTAAAAACTTAATGAAGGAAGCACCTACAGCATATTCCCTGCTTATAATGCACAGAGATGTTATTTATGCCGTACGAGATCCTTATGGAAATCGCCCTCTATGCATTGGACGTCTTATTCCTGTATCTGATATAAATGATAAAG AGAAAAAAGCTTCAGAAACAGAAGGATGGGTGGTGTCTTCAGAGTCTTGTAGTTTTTTATCAATTGGCGCAAG ATATTACCGTGAAGTCTTGCCCGGAGAAATTGTGGAAATAACCAAACGTAGTGTCCAAACTCTTGATATTATACCAAGGTCTGAAGGAAACCCGATGGCATTTTGTATCTTTGAATATGTTTATTTTGCAAGACCAGATAGTATATTTGaag ACCAAATGGTTTACACAGTAAGATACCGTTGTGGTCAGCAGCTGGCAATTGAGGCACCAGTGGATGCAGATTTGGTTAGCACTGTTCCGGAATCTGCTACACCCGCTGCTCTTGGTTATGCAGGAAAG tGTGGGCTTCCATATGTGGAGGTGCTATGTAAAAACCGGTATGTAGGAAGAACATTTATTCAGCCAAACATGCGGTTGAGACAACTTGGTGTTGCAAAAAAATTTGGAGTATTGTCGGACAACTTTAAAGGCAAAAGAATCGTTCTTGTAGATGATTCAATTGTGAGAGGCAATACCATCTCACCTATAATCAAATTGCTCAAAGAATCTGGTGCAAAAGAG GTACACATTCGAGTAGCTTCACCGCCAATTAGATACCCATGCTTTATGGGAATAAACATACCAACAAAAGAAGAGCTTATTGCCAATAAACCTGAATTTGAACATCTTGCAAAATACCTGG GAGCAAACAGTGTTGTATATCTGTCAGTGGGAGGACTAGTTTCATCTGTACAAGAAgggataaagtttaaaaaacagaaagtggAAAAGCAGGATATTATGATTCAAGAAAATGGGAATGGTCTGGAATGCTTTGAAAAGAATGGTCATTGTACAGCATGTCTCACTGGAAAATACCCTGTGGAGTTGGAATGGTAG